TTTATACCATGACGGCAAAGTTTGTGGTTATATCAAAGCAGCTCATGATATCGACGTAAACTTAAGCGCTCACACAATGTTCGAAAACTTAGTAGTAAAAGCTTCAGGTGTATTAGCAGCTGTAGAATTAGTTACTAAGAACGACATTAACAGAGATGATATAGATTATGTAATCGAATGTTCAGAAGAAGCCTGCGGAGACGTTAACCAAAGAGGTGGCGGTAACTTCGCTAAATCTATCGCTGAAATCGTAGGATTACAAAATGCAACAGGCTCTGATACAAGAGGATTCTGTGCAGCTCCTATTCACTCATTAATCGAAGCAAGTGCTTTAGTTAAATCTGGTGTTTATAAGAATGTTATGGTAGTAGCAGGTGGTTCAACTGCTAAATTAGGTATGAACGCTAAAGACCACGTTAAAAAGGGCTTCCCAGTTCTTGAAGACGTAGTTGGTGGATTTGCAATTTTAATCTCAGAAAATGATGGTGTTCACCCAGTATTAAGAACTGACATCGTAGGACGTCACACAGTTAAGACTGGTTCTTCACCACAAGCAGTTATCTCAAGCTTAGTATCTCATTCATTAGAAGAAAATGGATTAAAGATTACTGATGTAGATAAATACTCTGTAGAAATGCAAAACCCAGATATCACTAAACCTGCCGGAGCTGGAAATGTTCCTGAAGCTAACTATAAGATGATCGCTGCCCTTGCTGTTAAACAAGGAGAACTAGACAGAAAAGAATTAGCTAATTTCATTACTGATAAAGGCTTAGTAGGTTGGGCTCCAACACAAGGACACATCCCATCAGGTATTCCTTATGCAGGACATGCTATTAAAGACTTAACTGAAGGAGATTACAACAGAGTAATGTTCGTTGGTAAAGGTAGTTTGTTCTTAGGTAGAATGACTAACTTATTTGATGGTGTATCTATCGTTATGGAAAGAAATGATGGTAAAATGGAAGATGAATCATCAGTTTCATCTGAATCAGAAAAGGATCAA
This Finegoldia magna ATCC 53516 DNA region includes the following protein-coding sequences:
- the grdC gene encoding glycine/sarcosine/betaine reductase complex component C subunit beta; the protein is MNFPVLKGAGYVLVNTPDMIIQNGSTCQTERVVNPDSEFLKEVGKHIRSFDEVVKYLPNQVYIGNVTPQELENYEMPFTNHSYEEGKADGKMGKIVKQDVFIALLQMSDAFDLVKLSEEFVNEIKPVIEKEYPILEPYFGHLKGSDISNAQELFDTHMAEALYHDGKVCGYIKAAHDIDVNLSAHTMFENLVVKASGVLAAVELVTKNDINRDDIDYVIECSEEACGDVNQRGGGNFAKSIAEIVGLQNATGSDTRGFCAAPIHSLIEASALVKSGVYKNVMVVAGGSTAKLGMNAKDHVKKGFPVLEDVVGGFAILISENDGVHPVLRTDIVGRHTVKTGSSPQAVISSLVSHSLEENGLKITDVDKYSVEMQNPDITKPAGAGNVPEANYKMIAALAVKQGELDRKELANFITDKGLVGWAPTQGHIPSGIPYAGHAIKDLTEGDYNRVMFVGKGSLFLGRMTNLFDGVSIVMERNDGKMEDESSVSSESEKDQIKKVIAESMRKLAENLLAE